In a single window of the Streptomyces sp. NBC_00353 genome:
- a CDS encoding DUF1062 domain-containing protein, with the protein MLENWVVVPTCLPLVLRRCHACASERFRASGKFRVNANHKLIDAWLLALCTTCEETAKLTVLERMNVRSVRPELLDRLHDNDVRLTAELLQDPVVRRRNRIALDWDNAWRLDTGGSDHLDREVIDISVRFAARIPVRPVRLIAEGCVLSRAEVERLITEGKLVSAVRLSGKLSGDFTFTLKR; encoded by the coding sequence GTGCTCGAAAACTGGGTGGTCGTGCCCACCTGCCTGCCGCTCGTTCTCCGTCGTTGCCACGCGTGCGCGTCCGAGCGCTTCCGGGCAAGCGGTAAATTTCGCGTCAACGCAAACCACAAGCTCATCGACGCCTGGCTCCTCGCGCTATGTACCACTTGCGAGGAAACTGCAAAGCTCACGGTCCTGGAACGGATGAATGTGCGCTCCGTACGACCTGAGCTGCTGGACCGGCTGCATGACAACGACGTGCGCCTGACAGCTGAGCTGCTCCAGGATCCGGTCGTGCGGCGCCGTAATCGCATCGCCCTCGACTGGGACAACGCCTGGCGCCTCGACACCGGCGGATCGGATCACCTGGACCGCGAGGTGATCGACATCTCGGTCCGCTTTGCAGCGCGGATCCCTGTCCGGCCGGTGCGACTGATCGCTGAAGGTTGCGTTCTCTCGCGGGCCGAGGTCGAGAGACTGATCACGGAGGGGAAACTCGTTTCGGCAGTCCGGCTGAGCGGCAAGCTCTCCGGCGACTTCACCTTCACGCTCAAGCGCTGA
- a CDS encoding vWA domain-containing protein — protein MSANKIQHKVNHVALVVDCSGSMRPHQSQLIRVVDEFVAGLKAESDSLGHETRISLYSFDHKVENLVWDMDVKHLPSMRGLYRVNNGATALIEASLKSLDDLGHIWEEYGEHSFLQIVVTDGEENASGGDRRHDGDMAILGPWLDKIAAKMSELPGHWTSAILVPNSLAKRTAQNYGFPAGNIAIWDADSQKGVEEAIGTVRAAATSFLRGREQGVRGTKNLFAVGQDISVDEVRANLEPIPADKYRLLKVDKEVEIRPFVNSHPGVTYERGSCYYQLGARAQVQQNKEVIVVEKDTDRAYTGDAARSLLFGTDVQGTVSVKAGNNPKLEVYVQSRSVNRKLKPETRLLIML, from the coding sequence GTGTCCGCAAACAAGATCCAGCACAAGGTGAATCACGTCGCGCTGGTAGTGGACTGTTCGGGTTCAATGCGTCCGCACCAGAGTCAACTCATTCGAGTTGTGGACGAGTTCGTGGCGGGGTTGAAGGCCGAGTCGGACAGCCTCGGCCACGAGACACGGATCAGCCTCTACTCCTTCGACCACAAGGTGGAGAACCTGGTCTGGGACATGGACGTGAAGCATCTGCCGTCCATGCGAGGGCTGTACCGGGTCAACAATGGTGCTACGGCCCTCATTGAGGCTTCTCTGAAGTCTCTGGACGACCTGGGCCATATTTGGGAGGAATACGGCGAGCACAGCTTCCTCCAGATCGTCGTGACGGACGGTGAGGAGAACGCCTCCGGCGGCGACAGGCGGCACGACGGCGACATGGCCATCCTTGGCCCCTGGCTCGACAAGATCGCGGCGAAGATGAGCGAGCTTCCGGGCCACTGGACTTCCGCGATCCTCGTTCCGAACTCCCTGGCCAAGCGCACTGCCCAGAACTACGGTTTTCCGGCCGGGAACATCGCCATATGGGATGCGGATTCCCAGAAGGGCGTCGAGGAGGCGATCGGCACCGTACGCGCTGCCGCCACCAGCTTCCTCCGCGGGCGAGAGCAGGGAGTGCGCGGCACGAAGAACCTGTTCGCCGTCGGCCAGGACATATCGGTTGACGAGGTGCGGGCGAATCTCGAACCGATTCCGGCTGACAAGTACCGGCTTCTGAAAGTCGACAAGGAGGTCGAGATTCGCCCCTTCGTCAACTCGCATCCGGGCGTGACGTACGAACGTGGTTCGTGTTACTACCAGCTGGGCGCCCGGGCTCAGGTTCAGCAGAACAAGGAAGTCATCGTGGTCGAGAAGGACACCGACCGCGCCTACACGGGCGACGCGGCACGCAGCCTTTTGTTCGGTACGGATGTTCAGGGGACAGTTTCTGTGAAGGCAGGGAACAATCCCAAGTTGGAGGTGTACGTACAGAGTCGTTCGGTGAATAGGAAGCTCAAGCCGGAGACGCGTCTGCTAATCATGCTCTGA
- a CDS encoding VOC family protein, whose amino-acid sequence MLFVNIPVADIERSKAFFARLGFSYNPMFTDETAACMLVGEQASVMLLSHETFAQFAKLPMADPTTHTLALYCFSVSARDEVDTVAEAALAAGGSEADGPEDHGFMYSRSFFDLDGHGWQVMWMDPSSTSDSSTS is encoded by the coding sequence ATGCTGTTCGTGAACATCCCCGTGGCGGACATCGAGCGCAGCAAGGCGTTCTTCGCACGGCTCGGGTTTAGCTACAACCCGATGTTCACCGACGAGACCGCCGCCTGCATGCTGGTCGGCGAGCAAGCCTCCGTCATGCTACTCAGCCACGAGACGTTCGCGCAGTTCGCGAAGCTGCCGATGGCCGATCCCACCACGCACACACTGGCGCTCTACTGCTTCAGCGTGTCAGCCCGCGATGAGGTTGACACGGTCGCTGAGGCTGCGCTCGCCGCGGGCGGCTCCGAGGCGGATGGCCCCGAGGACCACGGCTTCATGTACTCACGCAGCTTCTTCGACCTCGACGGCCACGGCTGGCAGGTCATGTGGATGGATCCGTCGAGCACTTCGGACAGCTCGACTTCTTGA
- a CDS encoding DUF6093 family protein: protein MPLDPSRARADLEVQLTDTVRISRTAGQPVLDLVTGEPGQTPTTVVYDGPGAVL from the coding sequence GTGCCATTGGATCCTTCGCGGGCCAGGGCCGACCTGGAGGTGCAGCTGACCGACACGGTGCGGATCTCCCGCACCGCCGGCCAGCCCGTCCTGGACCTGGTGACCGGCGAGCCCGGCCAGACCCCGACCACCGTGGTGTACGACGGCCCGGGTGCGGTGCTCTGA
- a CDS encoding DUF6093 family protein, whose product MRPPFPQARELSVHRPTLERMSKKFRPPKGFRLPLSPPSSRRASSWTLSRSPAPGSRSLTRTPASTTPARTRSSTPVPVRSPRPASPAWSCPWKDRRTPTTPVHYRLLTPLDVPLASREDHVRVTVATQDPGLINRVWRVLDISDANSLAVVRTTWLDESTQTTGA is encoded by the coding sequence ATGCGTCCGCCGTTTCCTCAGGCCAGGGAGCTGTCCGTGCACCGCCCTACGCTCGAACGTATGAGCAAAAAATTCCGCCCTCCGAAGGGCTTTCGCTTGCCGCTGTCGCCCCCATCGTCGAGACGCGCATCCTCGTGGACACTGTCGAGATCTCCCGCCCCGGGGAGCCGGTCCTTGACCCGAACTCCGGCGAGTACCACCCCGGCCCGGACACGATCATCTACACCGGTCCCGGTGCGATCTCCGCGTCCGGCGAGCCCGGCCTGGTCCTGTCCCTGGAAGGACAGGCGTACGCCGACGACACCCGTCCACTACCGGCTGCTGACGCCGCTGGACGTACCGCTCGCATCGCGAGAGGACCACGTGCGCGTCACCGTCGCCACGCAGGACCCGGGCCTGATCAACAGGGTGTGGCGGGTCCTGGACATCTCCGATGCCAACTCGCTCGCAGTCGTCCGCACCACGTGGCTGGACGAGTCCACCCAGACCACCGGGGCGTGA
- a CDS encoding DUF6233 domain-containing protein gives MLRGGRRQRGITRDQALAALADGMRACIHCRPDTEFGVLGYVVRRRSSRRDM, from the coding sequence GTGCTACGCGGCGGGAGACGCCAGCGGGGCATCACCCGCGATCAGGCCCTCGCTGCCCTCGCCGACGGGATGCGGGCCTGCATCCACTGCCGACCCGACACTGAGTTTGGGGTGCTCGGATATGTGGTCCGGCGGCGGTCCAGTCGAAGGGACATGTGA
- a CDS encoding MSMEG_1061 family FMN-dependent PPOX-type flavoprotein, producing the protein MTTPLAGSAFDSLRLDAVPDQDALRRVYELPSDAAVRKQMTELTEQTRRLIGYSSLVLVASADAEGNCDVSPRGGPAGFVAVLDARTVAIPDATGNKRLDTLQNVVATGRAGLLFVIPGRTTTLRVNGRACVSTRPELLSQLTAVGKPPASALVLGIAEVYPHCPKSLLRSGAWKPEEWLSADAQPSSAEVTLAQLRMPELTIADIEQAEADSLKYRYE; encoded by the coding sequence ATGACGACACCCCTTGCCGGCAGTGCCTTCGACTCGCTCCGCCTCGACGCCGTGCCCGACCAGGATGCGTTGCGCCGGGTCTACGAACTCCCCAGCGACGCGGCCGTGCGGAAGCAGATGACCGAACTCACCGAGCAGACCCGACGGTTGATCGGCTACTCATCGCTGGTCCTGGTCGCCAGCGCGGATGCCGAGGGCAACTGTGACGTCTCCCCGCGCGGCGGCCCCGCCGGCTTCGTCGCCGTCCTGGACGCACGGACGGTGGCGATACCGGACGCGACCGGCAACAAGCGTCTGGACACCCTGCAGAACGTCGTCGCCACCGGACGGGCCGGGCTGCTGTTCGTCATCCCGGGACGCACCACGACGCTCAGGGTGAACGGCCGGGCCTGCGTCTCCACCCGCCCAGAGCTGCTGTCGCAGCTGACTGCCGTGGGCAAGCCGCCGGCCAGTGCGCTGGTGCTGGGGATCGCTGAGGTCTACCCGCACTGCCCCAAGTCGCTGCTGCGTAGCGGGGCCTGGAAGCCGGAGGAGTGGCTGTCGGCGGACGCCCAGCCTTCCTCGGCCGAGGTGACGCTGGCCCAACTGCGGATGCCGGAGCTGACGATCGCCGACATCGAGCAGGCGGAGGCGGACTCGCTGAAGTACCGGTACGAGTAA
- a CDS encoding NAD(P)-dependent alcohol dehydrogenase produces MHGYNEPLRIEEVPVPEPAPDEILLKVAATGMCRSDYQLLDGYFKGPFPVDFPYIPGHEVTGRVAGLGSGVPKTVGYSEGDMVVVNPSWGDGTCRQCREGNEHLCSGNGRWVGFGPPGGFAEYMAVEYRHAIPVSEDAAKKPELLAPMTDAGMTPYRGMRKLRDAGKLGPGRTVAVTGIGGLGSYAVQYAKLLGSGATVVALARTDSKLDVAKENGADHGINVRDKSTEAIQDELERLTGRRTIDAILDCVGSEASISMGFDLLGPEGALAAVGLMSNRVEHNQFPFVGTELSYLGSFWGNHMDLVEVLSLAEAGLIKHNVTKVKLDDINENLDALGRGDIVGRQVIVFEEDRTAG; encoded by the coding sequence ATGCACGGATACAACGAACCCCTTCGAATCGAAGAGGTTCCCGTGCCCGAACCCGCGCCTGACGAGATTCTGCTGAAGGTCGCTGCGACAGGCATGTGCCGAAGCGACTACCAACTCCTGGACGGCTACTTCAAAGGTCCATTCCCTGTGGACTTCCCGTACATCCCTGGCCATGAGGTCACAGGTCGAGTGGCGGGACTGGGCAGCGGCGTACCGAAAACGGTCGGCTATTCAGAGGGCGACATGGTCGTGGTCAACCCAAGTTGGGGAGACGGCACGTGCCGCCAGTGCCGAGAAGGGAATGAGCACCTGTGCAGTGGCAACGGCAGGTGGGTGGGCTTCGGCCCTCCGGGAGGCTTTGCCGAGTACATGGCCGTGGAATACCGCCACGCCATTCCGGTCTCGGAGGACGCCGCGAAAAAGCCTGAGCTCCTCGCCCCCATGACCGACGCGGGCATGACCCCGTACCGAGGGATGAGGAAGCTCCGGGACGCAGGCAAACTCGGACCCGGCCGGACCGTCGCAGTCACGGGCATCGGCGGCCTGGGCAGCTATGCCGTCCAATACGCGAAGCTACTCGGAAGCGGAGCGACCGTCGTGGCCCTCGCGCGCACGGACAGCAAACTGGACGTAGCGAAGGAGAACGGCGCGGACCACGGGATCAACGTCAGGGACAAGTCCACCGAGGCCATCCAGGACGAGCTGGAAAGACTCACTGGCCGCAGGACGATCGATGCCATCCTGGACTGCGTCGGCAGCGAGGCATCTATCTCAATGGGGTTTGACCTGCTGGGCCCCGAGGGCGCGCTGGCGGCCGTCGGCCTCATGAGCAACCGCGTCGAGCACAATCAGTTTCCCTTCGTAGGGACGGAGTTGTCCTACCTCGGTTCCTTCTGGGGCAACCACATGGATCTCGTCGAGGTGCTCTCCCTCGCTGAAGCCGGACTCATTAAGCACAACGTCACCAAAGTCAAGCTCGACGACATCAACGAAAACCTGGATGCCCTGGGCCGCGGCGACATCGTCGGGCGCCAGGTCATCGTCTTCGAAGAGGACCGCACGGCAGGCTAA
- a CDS encoding YbhB/YbcL family Raf kinase inhibitor-like protein, with protein sequence MIKPYGPYDFMPSIRTFSLTSESVANGEPLAREQVSGILGACGSDISPQLSWSGFPEETRSFTVAMFDPDVPTASGFWHWAVANLPASVTDLSAGAGDGSDLPGGAVTLANDAGYRRYLGPATPPGNGPDRYFLVVHAVDVEELPVSEATTPAYLDFLLFSHAVARATMYGTYER encoded by the coding sequence ATGATCAAACCCTATGGTCCCTACGATTTCATGCCGTCGATCAGGACATTCTCGTTGACCTCGGAGTCCGTAGCCAACGGTGAGCCACTGGCTCGCGAGCAGGTGAGCGGCATCCTGGGAGCGTGCGGATCGGACATCTCACCGCAGCTGAGCTGGTCCGGATTTCCCGAGGAGACGCGCAGTTTCACAGTCGCAATGTTCGACCCCGACGTGCCCACCGCCTCAGGCTTCTGGCATTGGGCTGTGGCCAACCTTCCTGCCTCCGTGACCGACCTTTCGGCCGGGGCGGGAGACGGTAGCGATCTCCCTGGCGGCGCGGTGACGTTGGCCAATGATGCCGGCTACCGAAGGTACCTCGGTCCGGCGACGCCTCCAGGAAACGGGCCGGACCGCTATTTCCTCGTGGTCCATGCCGTCGACGTGGAAGAACTGCCCGTGTCCGAGGCGACGACGCCTGCCTACCTGGACTTCCTCCTGTTCAGTCACGCTGTCGCGCGGGCAACCATGTACGGCACCTACGAGCGATGA
- a CDS encoding transposase → MRGEHVDAFLDELSNLPRVIGAPITVAWNAKEDLLDLLATARTRPDREQVRDLLYRFYRRCADADLPEPQRLATTVETWWREILAFLHTGITNAGSEGTNRVIKTIARDAYGFRNPGNQRLRTRCATTRRARGHLDAR, encoded by the coding sequence ATGCGCGGCGAGCACGTCGACGCTTTCCTCGACGAGCTGTCCAACCTGCCCAGGGTGATCGGCGCGCCGATCACCGTTGCGTGGAACGCCAAGGAAGACCTCCTGGACCTGCTTGCCACCGCCCGGACCCGCCCGGACCGGGAACAGGTCCGCGATCTGCTGTACCGGTTCTACCGCCGATGCGCCGACGCCGACCTTCCCGAACCGCAGCGCCTAGCCACAACCGTCGAGACATGGTGGCGAGAGATCCTTGCGTTCCTGCACACTGGGATCACCAACGCCGGCTCCGAAGGCACCAACCGGGTCATCAAGACCATCGCCCGCGACGCCTACGGCTTCCGCAACCCCGGCAACCAGCGCTTACGCACCCGCTGCGCGACCACCCGTCGAGCCCGTGGACACCTCGATGCCCGCTAA
- a CDS encoding class I SAM-dependent methyltransferase: MQDIVVDPVAHNRAAWDKYAQEGNEWSTPVSAEDVERARMGDWSIVLIGREPVDRSWLPTDLTGKDVLCLASGGGQQGPILAAAGARVTVFDNSPRQLGQDQMVAARDGLELRTVLGDMRDLSAFGDATFDVVFHPVSNQFVPDLAPVWRECFRILRPGGTLLVGFLNPDVYLFDHEALDERGELIVVHKLPYSDVTQYSAEERATKFGADAPLEYSHTLTDQIGGQLAAGFVLTGFAEAPHQSNASAQYMSNYFATLAVKPG, from the coding sequence GTGCAGGACATTGTTGTCGACCCCGTTGCCCACAATCGGGCAGCCTGGGACAAGTATGCCCAAGAGGGCAACGAGTGGTCGACGCCGGTGAGTGCTGAGGATGTCGAGCGCGCCCGCATGGGTGACTGGTCGATTGTTCTCATCGGGCGCGAGCCAGTCGACCGCTCCTGGCTGCCGACGGACCTGACCGGCAAGGACGTGTTGTGCCTGGCCTCCGGCGGTGGCCAGCAGGGTCCGATCCTCGCCGCCGCAGGGGCGCGGGTCACCGTATTCGACAACTCACCCCGCCAGCTCGGCCAGGACCAGATGGTGGCGGCGCGCGACGGACTCGAGCTGCGCACCGTCCTAGGCGACATGCGCGACCTCAGCGCCTTCGGCGACGCAACATTCGACGTCGTATTCCATCCGGTCTCTAACCAATTCGTACCAGACTTGGCACCGGTGTGGCGTGAGTGTTTCCGCATCCTGCGACCGGGCGGAACTCTGCTCGTGGGCTTCCTCAACCCTGATGTGTACTTGTTCGACCACGAGGCGCTCGACGAGCGCGGCGAGCTGATCGTCGTGCACAAGCTGCCCTACAGCGATGTCACGCAGTACTCCGCCGAGGAACGCGCCACGAAGTTCGGCGCGGATGCCCCTCTTGAATACAGCCACACCCTCACCGACCAGATCGGCGGGCAACTCGCCGCGGGGTTCGTCCTCACCGGCTTCGCGGAAGCGCCGCACCAATCCAACGCATCCGCTCAATACATGTCGAACTATTTTGCGACGCTGGCGGTCAAGCCGGGCTGA
- a CDS encoding restriction endonuclease, whose protein sequence is MRYLGFTDAVATPVGADEGIDVISERGLAQVKMEGSPSTRPTVQQLHGVATAKEREALFFSLAGYTPPAFAWASQHGIALFQYDRQGTPQAVNTPALRLLEAADARASQPAEADHGSDA, encoded by the coding sequence ATGCGTTACCTGGGCTTCACCGATGCGGTGGCCACGCCCGTTGGCGCCGACGAGGGAATCGACGTCATCTCCGAGCGGGGCTTGGCCCAGGTGAAGATGGAGGGCAGCCCCTCCACCCGCCCGACCGTCCAGCAACTCCATGGCGTCGCCACCGCCAAGGAGAGGGAGGCCTTGTTCTTCTCACTGGCCGGCTACACCCCGCCGGCCTTTGCGTGGGCCTCGCAGCACGGTATCGCCCTCTTCCAGTACGACCGCCAGGGGACGCCCCAAGCCGTCAACACGCCCGCGCTGCGGCTGTTGGAGGCAGCCGACGCACGGGCGTCCCAGCCAGCCGAGGCCGATCACGGCAGCGACGCGTAG
- a CDS encoding IS1380 family transposase → MSKRIGLYPRVRVEGGGSGTVSQAGAVLLVETVRKCGLDTAISMALAPWRKPRTVHDPGKVLLDVALGVALGGDCLADVAMLRTEPDVFGPVASDPTVSRLIDALAAAGPRALTAIRSARAEVRSQVWELAGVRSPAADGSVIVDIDGVLVLAHSEKQDATATWKKTFGHHPLIAFVDHGQAGSGEPVAALLRPGNAGSNTASDHIETAQLALAQLPMHLRRGRKTLIRTDSAGGTHAFLDWLSRRGRWLSYSVGMTITDAIHQAVLKIPKKAWTPAYDAGGTERPGAWVAEITDMPDLSTWPKGMRLIIRKERPHPGAQLRFTDLDGLRLTCFATNTRGGQLADLELRHRRRARCEDRIRNARDTGLRNLPLHDTAQNRIWLEIVQIALDLLAWMPMLALTAETRRWEPKRLRLRLFSAAAQLVTTGRRRWLRFTTRWPWTDVITRAIQRLAALPNPG, encoded by the coding sequence GTGAGTAAGCGTATCGGGTTGTACCCGCGTGTCCGCGTCGAGGGCGGTGGCAGCGGGACGGTCTCGCAGGCCGGGGCGGTGTTGTTGGTCGAGACGGTCCGCAAGTGCGGTCTGGACACCGCGATATCGATGGCACTGGCGCCGTGGCGCAAGCCGCGGACGGTGCACGACCCGGGCAAAGTCCTGCTGGATGTCGCGCTCGGAGTCGCTCTGGGCGGGGACTGCCTCGCCGATGTCGCCATGCTGCGGACCGAGCCCGACGTGTTCGGCCCGGTGGCATCCGACCCCACGGTCTCCCGGCTCATCGACGCCCTCGCCGCAGCCGGACCCAGGGCACTCACCGCGATCCGGTCGGCGCGGGCCGAAGTACGCTCGCAGGTCTGGGAACTGGCCGGGGTGAGAAGTCCGGCCGCCGACGGCTCGGTGATCGTGGACATCGACGGCGTGCTCGTCCTGGCGCACTCCGAGAAGCAGGATGCCACCGCGACCTGGAAGAAGACCTTCGGCCATCACCCGCTCATCGCGTTCGTCGACCACGGTCAGGCCGGTTCCGGAGAGCCGGTGGCCGCGCTGCTGAGGCCCGGCAACGCCGGCTCCAACACCGCGAGCGATCACATCGAAACAGCCCAACTCGCCCTGGCCCAACTCCCCATGCACCTGCGGCGGGGCCGGAAGACACTGATCCGCACCGACTCCGCCGGCGGGACCCATGCCTTCCTCGACTGGCTCTCCCGCCGGGGCCGGTGGCTTTCGTATTCCGTCGGGATGACCATCACCGACGCCATCCACCAGGCCGTCCTGAAGATCCCGAAGAAGGCATGGACACCGGCCTACGACGCCGGCGGCACCGAGCGGCCCGGCGCCTGGGTCGCAGAGATCACCGACATGCCCGACCTGAGCACCTGGCCCAAGGGCATGCGGCTGATCATCCGCAAGGAACGACCGCACCCCGGAGCCCAGTTGCGATTCACCGACCTCGACGGACTGCGGCTCACCTGCTTCGCGACCAACACCCGAGGCGGCCAGCTCGCCGACCTGGAACTACGTCACCGCCGCCGGGCCCGCTGCGAGGACCGCATCCGAAACGCCCGCGACACCGGCCTGCGCAACCTGCCCCTGCACGACACCGCACAGAACCGGATCTGGCTGGAGATCGTCCAGATCGCACTCGACCTCCTCGCCTGGATGCCGATGCTCGCCCTGACTGCAGAAACCCGCCGCTGGGAGCCCAAACGGCTTCGCCTGCGGCTGTTCTCTGCCGCCGCCCAGCTGGTCACCACCGGCCGCCGCCGCTGGCTCCGCTTCACCACCCGATGGCCCTGGACGGATGTGATCACCCGCGCGATCCAGCGACTCGCAGCCCTGCCGAACCCCGGCTGA